One genomic region from Cucumis melo cultivar AY chromosome 9, USDA_Cmelo_AY_1.0, whole genome shotgun sequence encodes:
- the LOC103482911 gene encoding uncharacterized protein LOC103482911, which yields MATSLIAALSSNLKLPILSAISSSPSTFRLQTQTVPFSNSPFKIQTLWLNPTRNCNVLSHNRSGFLISRKLESFTVFAADSEAQSDDREESTLPERFRYLTKEAPDPPVRWPFFVALPFLLYAWRAVLFELGNWRKIVVSLFSFVASILKGALALILYVIGDPITSMIRGIETAFYTIRSFYSSIVAYAPIPELTTIIVLASAMLAISEASAPDSVSSQPYLLTLSGLAGYLAVRGYISEPFFWTILLCVYGYSSFVKKRNDVTSALPAAVVFAAIGEPWVRILAMGSFLALAITHHWKKLSQGKKEDEDEKGVYRWDVPLPLLGVALAIGIHAAAKWAGYRHLTWMIV from the exons ATGGCCACTTCACTCATCGCTGCCCTTTCTTCAAACCTAAAACTTCCTATTCTCTCTGCAATTTCATCTTCCCCTTCAACCTTTCGACTCCAAACCCAAACCGTTCCATTTTCTAACTCCCCCTTCAAAATTCAGACCCTCTGGCTCAATCCCACAAGAAATTGTAATGTGTTATCGCATAATCGAAGTGGGTTTTTGATTTCGAGGAAATTGGAATCTTTTACCGTCTTTGCTGCAGATTCTGAAGCTCAAAGTGATGATAGAGAGGAGAGTACTCTGCCTGAACGGTTCAGGTACTTGACCAAAGAAGCTCCTGATCCTCCTGTGAGGTGGCCTTTCTTCGTGG CTCTACCATTTCTTCTCTATGCGTGGAGAGCAGTCTTGTTTGAACTTGGTAACTGGAGAAAGATTGTTGTTAGCCTCTTTAGCTTTGTGGCATCAATATTGAAAGGTGCCTTGGCCCTCATCCTCTATGTTATTGGAGATCCTATCACTTCTATGATAAGAGGCATTGAGACAGCTTTCTACACGATTCGATCATTCTACTCGAGCATAGTTGCATATGCTCCGATTCCTGAACTGACCACAATAATCGTACTAGCCTCAGCCATGCTTGCAATATCAGAAGCCAGTGCCCCTGATTCCGTCAGCAGTCAACCGTATCTTCTAACATTATCAGGCCTTGCTGGCTACTTAGCTGTGCGAGGTTACATTTCCGAGCCTTTCTTCTGGACAATTCTGTTGTGTGTATACGGTTACTCCAGCTTTGTCAAAAAGAGAAATGACGTAACTTCTGCGTTACCTGCTGCTGTTGTGTTTGCTGCCATTGGAGAACCATGGGTAAGAATCTTGGCTATGGGTTCATTTCTGGCTTTGGCCATTACTCACCATTGGAAGAAGCTTTCACAAGGAAAGAAGGAGGATGAAGATGAAAAGGGTGTGTATCGGTGGGATGTTCCCTTGCCTCTTTTGGGTGTAGCTTTAGCTATTGGAATTCATGCTGCTGCCAAATGGGCTGGATATAGGCACTTAACATGGATGATTGTATGA